In the Methyloterricola oryzae genome, CGAAGTGCTGAACATCAGCCTGCTGGGCCTGGCCTTGCTGGACAAATCCGGGCGTCTGGATTACTGGGGGCGCGTCGGGCAGGTGTTCGGCAACTGCGCGCTGCTCATCGACGGCCTGCGCGAGGAACGCGTTTCCCTGGAAATCCGCAACAAGCGCAACACCGCCCGCAGTCAGGGCCGCAGCGCGGTGACGCGGGTCGGCTTCGCTTTCCGGGACATGAGCCGCAGTTTCGCCAGGCAGTTGCAGCGCTATGTGGCGGCGCTGGAGCGGGAACGGGCGCGCCGGGATGCCTGACGCCGCCGGAACCTGGCCCCGCCAGGCAAAACCAGGCCCGACCCGGCGGGCATCAGCTCGCGTCCTGGCCCATCAGCCCCTTCTCATCCTCTGTCAGCGCGGCCCATAGCTCCCGCTTGCTGTGGATGCGGTAGCGGTTGCGGCCGGAGCGCTTGGCTTCGTACATGGCCGAATCCGCATGCTTGATCAGTTCCTGGGAATCCTCGGAACCGTCGCCGGGGTAGATGGCGACGCCGATGCTGGCGGTGACCCGCAGCACATGACCCTTCACCTCGATGGATTGCTCCAGGGCACCGATGATCTTCTCTGCGGCCAGGGCCGCCCTGCCCAAGTCGATGTTCTCCAGGACGATGATGAACTCGTCCCCGCCCTGGCGGCACACGGTGTCGCCGCGGCGTACGCAGGCCAGCAGCCGCAGCGCCACCGCCACCAGCAACTGGTCGCCAGTCTCGTGGCCGAAGTTATCGTTGACCTGCTTGAAATCATCCAGATCCAGGAACAGCAGCGCCATGGACCAGCCATGCCGCTTGGCCTGGGCCAGTGAATGTTCCAGCCGGTCCAGCAGCAGGCGGCGGTTGGGCAGGTCGGTCAGGGTGTCGTAGAAGGCCAGCCGGTGAATCTGCTGTTCCGCCTTCTTGCGCTCGGTGATGTCGCGCGCCGCGGCGAATACCCCGCACAGCTCGCCGCGCTCGTCCCGGTACACATTGGCGTTGTAGAGCACGTCCCGGGTCATTCCGTTGCGATGGCGGATGGTCAGCGGATAATCACGCACGCTGCCCCGTTCCAACACCTGGCGGTAGCCGGCCTGGGCCATGTCGGGCTCGGTGAAGTAATTGACGAACTCGGTGCCGATCAATTCCCTGCGGGTCAGGCCGGTGATGTCCTCGGAGGCCTGGTTAACATCGGTGATCCTGCCTTCGGGACTGATGGTGACCAAGGGATCCAGACTGGCTTCGATCAGGCTGCGGGCATAGCGTGCCGCTGCCTGCTGGGCCTGTTGGGCGCGCCGCAGCTCGGAAATGTCCTGGATCGCCGAGACCGCACCGACGATCTCGCCGTCACGGATGATGGGCGTGACCACGATGGAAACCGGGATGCAGGTTCCATCCTTGCGCCAGAACCACTCTTCATGGCTGCGGTGGGCCAGGCCGCTCCGCAACACCTGGTGCACCGGACAGGCCTCCACCGGATAGGGCTCGCCGTCCGCTTTGCGGGAATGGAACAAATCATGGCCATTCCTGCCGATCAGTTCCTCCACGGTCCACCCCAGAAGCCGCTCCAGTTCCGGATTGACGAAGGAGATGCGGCCCGCCACGTCGAGCACGTAAACCCCTTCGCCCAGGGTGGCGGTGATCTCCTGCAAGCGCGCCTCGCTGCGTGACAGCGCCTCCTCGGTGCGCTTGCGGTGCAGGGCCAGGCTGCAAAAATGGGCCGCCCGGCTCGCCGCCAGCAGATCGAAGGAAGACGGTACATGGGGCGCGCGGTGGTAGATGGCGAAGGTGCCGAGCACGGTGCCATTGGCCGACAGAATCGGCGTGGACCAGCAGGCATGCAGGCCATGGCTGAGCGCGATGTCCTTGAAAGGGGCCCACAAGGGATCGCTGGCGATGTCCGCGACGACGATCTGGCGGCTGCAGAAGGCGGCGGTGCCGCAGGAGCCTACCTGGGGTCCGATCTCGACACCGTCGATGACGGCGCAATAGGCCTCCGGCAGGCTCGGCGCCGCGCCGTGGCGCAGCCGGCGACCCTCGTCGTCGAGCAGCAG is a window encoding:
- a CDS encoding PAS domain S-box protein, which gives rise to MGDTQDLERKVEELERKNRLLAEGLRQAERLRQIWGDSVQQLKSARAELKASRAFLDRVLAVAPDPIAVVDRRGRFVLANESTARLLGVSCERIIGTRALRWLPADERRQALFRFRRAWTDGTADFTVGGSAGTRLVFAEWSVLDSHDGKTLVLAGRDVTEQRGNRRLLKLENQILASISSDLTLPIIMETLCHGIEELLDGSLCSILLLDDEGRRLRHGAAPSLPEAYCAVIDGVEIGPQVGSCGTAAFCSRQIVVADIASDPLWAPFKDIALSHGLHACWSTPILSANGTVLGTFAIYHRAPHVPSSFDLLAASRAAHFCSLALHRKRTEEALSRSEARLQEITATLGEGVYVLDVAGRISFVNPELERLLGWTVEELIGRNGHDLFHSRKADGEPYPVEACPVHQVLRSGLAHRSHEEWFWRKDGTCIPVSIVVTPIIRDGEIVGAVSAIQDISELRRAQQAQQAAARYARSLIEASLDPLVTISPEGRITDVNQASEDITGLTRRELIGTEFVNYFTEPDMAQAGYRQVLERGSVRDYPLTIRHRNGMTRDVLYNANVYRDERGELCGVFAAARDITERKKAEQQIHRLAFYDTLTDLPNRRLLLDRLEHSLAQAKRHGWSMALLFLDLDDFKQVNDNFGHETGDQLLVAVALRLLACVRRGDTVCRQGGDEFIIVLENIDLGRAALAAEKIIGALEQSIEVKGHVLRVTASIGVAIYPGDGSEDSQELIKHADSAMYEAKRSGRNRYRIHSKRELWAALTEDEKGLMGQDAS